Proteins from one Brevibacillus humidisoli genomic window:
- a CDS encoding polysaccharide deacetylase family protein encodes MRRRELEQIEKRGILVISLDFELYWGIRDQWPLRSCQEMLIGARRAVSSILELFSAYEIHATWATVGFLFCSSRWQLLQSLPERRPQYNRRRLSPYLYIEEELLGADEQDDPYHYAPSLLRQILSTPHQRIGTHTFSHYYCLEDGQTLADFDQDLTCAVKVAAASGVHFESIVFPRNQCNPAYLSVCAEHGIQSYRGNQPHWLYEAASEQNESLLKRGLRLVDAYCNVSGHNCYHPAQLVGQMPCNIPASRFLRPYGRKLALLEPLRQRRIMKSMEHAARHGMIYHLWWHPHNFGNHLQENLDLLRRILDHYAHMSSAYGMISMNMEEVVEYLQAKSYPFSDSNHSA; translated from the coding sequence ATGAGGAGAAGAGAACTGGAGCAGATCGAGAAGCGAGGAATCCTGGTCATATCCCTTGACTTTGAACTGTACTGGGGGATACGGGATCAATGGCCCTTACGCAGTTGTCAGGAGATGCTGATCGGCGCCCGCAGAGCCGTTTCTTCCATCTTGGAGCTGTTTTCTGCGTATGAGATTCACGCCACGTGGGCAACCGTGGGCTTTCTGTTTTGTTCGTCTCGGTGGCAGCTGCTGCAAAGTTTGCCGGAAAGGCGTCCCCAGTACAATCGTCGGAGATTGTCGCCCTATTTGTACATCGAGGAGGAGCTACTCGGTGCAGACGAACAGGACGATCCGTATCACTACGCTCCATCGTTGCTGAGACAGATTCTCTCTACACCACACCAGAGGATTGGCACGCATACGTTTTCTCATTACTACTGTCTAGAAGACGGGCAAACGCTTGCCGACTTTGACCAGGATCTCACCTGTGCGGTCAAGGTGGCAGCCGCATCCGGGGTGCACTTTGAGAGCATTGTTTTTCCACGCAATCAGTGCAATCCTGCTTACTTGTCTGTTTGCGCTGAACATGGAATCCAATCGTATCGGGGAAATCAGCCGCATTGGCTGTATGAAGCAGCCAGTGAACAAAACGAGTCCCTGTTGAAACGGGGACTGCGCTTAGTCGATGCTTATTGCAATGTGTCAGGACATAACTGTTACCATCCTGCTCAACTGGTTGGTCAGATGCCATGCAACATCCCCGCTAGCCGATTTCTGCGTCCGTATGGGAGGAAGCTGGCTCTGCTGGAACCGCTGCGCCAGAGAAGAATCATGAAGAGCATGGAGCACGCCGCCCGTCACGGCATGATCTATCACCTATGGTGGCATCCGCATAACTTTGGCAACCACCTGCAGGAGAATCTCGATCTCCTGCGGAGGATTCTTGACCATTATGCCCATATGTCCTCAGCATATGGGATGATCAGCATGAACATGGAAGAGGTGGTAGAGTACCTTCAGGCTAAGTCTTATCCTTTCAGTGATTCCAACCATTCGGCATAA
- a CDS encoding NTP transferase domain-containing protein, with protein MKAVLMAAGMGTRVSKEIKSIPKCTVRVGEKTLIEHTISQLRRKEVKEIAVVVGYQANRLCDLLKGEGLHIYHNPFFDMTNSIASLWFAREFLHGDDFLLLNADLYMEERVLDEILADEASPVLFSDGTRRKEADYKLSYRDGVLQKHGKELDGDEVTGEYLGIAKICRPFLPLFKERMEQLINRQQHHLWWENVLYSFIGERDVYVEEIPPGLFWAEVDTLRDYERILEYANKLAKV; from the coding sequence ATGAAAGCGGTACTGATGGCTGCCGGGATGGGGACGAGGGTTAGCAAGGAGATCAAGAGCATTCCGAAATGCACCGTTCGGGTGGGAGAAAAAACGCTGATCGAACACACGATCAGCCAGCTGCGAAGAAAAGAGGTAAAGGAGATCGCGGTCGTCGTTGGCTATCAAGCCAACCGCCTGTGTGATCTGCTCAAAGGGGAAGGGCTGCATATCTATCACAATCCGTTCTTTGATATGACAAACAGTATTGCCTCCCTCTGGTTTGCTCGCGAATTTCTCCACGGCGACGACTTTTTGCTGCTTAATGCCGATCTGTACATGGAGGAGAGAGTCCTGGACGAGATTTTGGCTGACGAGGCAAGCCCTGTTCTGTTCTCCGACGGGACGCGACGAAAGGAAGCAGACTATAAGCTGTCCTACCGCGATGGAGTCCTGCAAAAGCATGGGAAAGAACTGGACGGAGATGAGGTAACCGGTGAATATCTGGGAATCGCCAAGATTTGCCGTCCGTTTCTGCCGCTCTTCAAAGAGCGGATGGAGCAGTTGATCAACCGGCAGCAGCATCATTTGTGGTGGGAGAATGTGTTGTATTCTTTCATCGGAGAACGGGATGTATATGTAGAGGAGATCCCTCCCGGTTTGTTCTGGGCAGAAGTGGATACTCTGCGCGATTACGAACGAATTCTCGAGTATGCAAACAAGTTGGCGAAAGTATGA
- a CDS encoding glycosyltransferase family 2 protein, with amino-acid sequence MSEKHHSETFISVIIPTLNHSELLEICISSFSQTAAHEQYELIVVDDGSEQAEKERIRLLSSQYDCTLLELPIRQSYAKAVNMGLRAASGNYILLLNNDVAFEQSDWLRLMLNTAQQAWNIGIVGCRLLYPDGTIQHGGGILYPQRHYDHLHRGRPGDEPAALLTYDVPAVTGALMLIKKEVLDDIGLLSEDYLLSFEDVDFCLRARQSGWRVVYCGQAAAIHDEGSTRGSSREKKPDSWYQEELRSLITFWSRWQHYSSISPLQSWTLLFALDKQLSYPSEQIMTKLISGLREHGCSIHLESVNHPDDLQKLIELQKSVIQGVIFTNSPDICRQIKPHQVDHIPCIPIEPSQWKLRHDAQDLFEWINRACKYVRMPKKS; translated from the coding sequence ATGAGTGAAAAGCATCATTCTGAGACGTTCATAAGCGTGATCATCCCCACGTTAAACCACTCTGAATTACTAGAGATCTGCATCTCCAGCTTTTCGCAAACAGCAGCGCATGAACAATATGAACTGATTGTGGTGGATGACGGAAGCGAACAAGCGGAAAAAGAGAGAATCCGTCTGCTCTCATCCCAATACGACTGTACCTTGCTTGAACTGCCGATCCGCCAAAGCTATGCGAAAGCAGTCAATATGGGGCTGAGAGCGGCATCTGGCAACTACATTCTGCTTCTAAACAACGATGTGGCTTTTGAGCAATCCGACTGGTTGCGGCTGATGCTAAACACAGCACAGCAAGCGTGGAATATTGGCATCGTAGGATGCCGCCTGCTGTATCCCGACGGAACGATTCAACACGGCGGCGGTATTTTGTATCCGCAGAGGCACTACGATCACCTGCACAGGGGCAGACCGGGTGATGAGCCGGCTGCTTTGTTGACGTATGATGTCCCAGCTGTTACCGGTGCTCTCATGTTGATAAAAAAAGAGGTATTGGACGATATCGGCCTTCTCAGTGAAGACTACCTCCTCTCGTTTGAAGACGTAGACTTTTGTCTGCGGGCGAGACAATCGGGTTGGAGGGTTGTTTATTGCGGGCAGGCGGCCGCGATTCACGACGAAGGATCGACCAGAGGCAGCAGCAGGGAAAAAAAGCCGGATTCCTGGTACCAAGAGGAACTGCGATCCCTGATCACATTCTGGTCGCGATGGCAACATTACTCGTCGATCAGTCCTCTGCAATCTTGGACATTACTCTTTGCTCTAGATAAACAGCTTTCCTATCCCTCAGAACAGATCATGACGAAACTGATTTCCGGTTTGCGAGAACATGGATGCAGCATCCATCTGGAAAGCGTGAATCATCCCGATGACCTGCAGAAGCTCATAGAGCTGCAAAAATCCGTCATCCAAGGAGTGATTTTTACGAATTCGCCAGACATCTGCCGCCAAATCAAACCGCATCAGGTAGACCACATACCCTGTATTCCGATTGAGCCGTCACAGTGGAAACTGCGACATGATGCACAAGATCTATTTGAATGGATCAACAGGGCTTGCAAATATGTAAGAATGCCTAAAAAATCGTAG
- a CDS encoding inositol-3-phosphate synthase yields the protein MSGIRVAIVGVGNCASSLIQGIDHYKKRRDGDHVGLMHTSIGGYAPWDIEVVTAFDVDRRKVGKPLHEAIFAPPNCTKMIAEHVEPSSVVVKKGRLLDGFSSHLQSYPEARRFVLSEQQECDVVSELKESGAEILINFLPVGSVEAVEFYAECALQAGVAFINCIPVFIGSDPDWVSRFARAGLPIIGDDIKSQLGATIVHRVLTRLCQERGVRIDRTYQLNIGGNTDFLNMVNRERLSLKKTSKTEAVQSQLHTPLTEENIHIGPSDYVPWLGDNKICYLRIEGTTFGGARIDLDLQMKVDDSPNSAGVVIDVIRCCKLALERGVSGAVPSVAAYTMKHPLVQYTDEEARDRIEQFIAGNLER from the coding sequence TTGTCAGGAATCAGGGTAGCGATTGTGGGGGTTGGAAATTGTGCATCTTCATTAATACAAGGGATTGATCATTACAAAAAACGTCGCGATGGGGATCATGTGGGATTGATGCACACCTCCATTGGCGGCTATGCACCGTGGGACATAGAGGTTGTCACGGCCTTTGACGTAGATCGTCGCAAAGTGGGAAAACCGCTGCATGAGGCGATTTTCGCTCCGCCAAATTGTACAAAAATGATCGCGGAACATGTGGAGCCCTCATCCGTGGTCGTGAAAAAAGGGCGCCTGCTGGACGGGTTCTCTAGTCATCTGCAATCCTATCCGGAAGCAAGACGGTTTGTTCTGTCGGAACAGCAGGAGTGTGATGTGGTTTCTGAATTAAAGGAGAGTGGAGCAGAAATCCTGATCAACTTTTTGCCGGTAGGAAGTGTAGAGGCAGTGGAGTTTTATGCCGAATGCGCACTACAGGCAGGTGTTGCTTTTATTAATTGCATTCCCGTTTTTATCGGTTCCGACCCGGACTGGGTATCCAGATTTGCACGAGCCGGACTGCCCATCATTGGCGATGACATCAAATCGCAACTGGGCGCCACCATTGTGCACAGGGTGCTAACCCGATTGTGTCAAGAGCGAGGGGTGCGAATCGACCGCACCTATCAGCTAAATATTGGCGGCAATACCGACTTTCTCAACATGGTAAATCGCGAACGACTCTCGCTCAAGAAAACATCAAAAACCGAGGCGGTTCAATCCCAATTGCACACACCTCTCACAGAGGAGAACATCCACATCGGACCCAGCGATTACGTGCCGTGGCTCGGCGATAACAAGATCTGTTATTTGCGGATCGAGGGAACCACTTTTGGCGGAGCACGAATCGATCTAGATCTTCAGATGAAGGTGGACGATTCTCCCAACAGCGCAGGTGTGGTAATCGACGTGATACGCTGCTGCAAGCTGGCATTGGAGCGAGGCGTGTCAGGGGCCGTGCCCTCTGTTGCCGCTTATACGATGAAACATCCGCTTGTGCAGTATACGGATGAAGAGGCAAGGGATCGGATCGAGCAATTTATTGCAGGAAACCTGGAAAGATAA
- a CDS encoding CDP-alcohol phosphatidyltransferase family protein, with translation MGNQYPTLAIDDERWLARRRQVQKPWDREEFWSFYVTRRLSIYVSWWLAQRTAVSPNSLTVAGILSGLTAAAFFMAGSATSVLLGCFFYQLAYLFDCLDGEVARFKGKTSSGGLWLDIGLNYALYISFFGIVYGLFHDAAGAYLLYVSLFAIFAEIMASDGSMLAFPQSNVTAQSVSSRKKSKWLDGVIFLLLTATGFQFGLFLFGLIWFAAGVKWPILVWTLYHLIIAVLRALYKIKLNLAYLK, from the coding sequence GTGGGAAATCAGTATCCGACATTGGCGATCGACGATGAACGTTGGTTAGCCAGACGACGACAGGTGCAAAAACCATGGGACAGGGAAGAATTCTGGTCATTTTACGTGACGCGGCGTCTTTCCATCTACGTTAGTTGGTGGCTTGCCCAACGGACGGCAGTATCGCCTAACTCCTTGACCGTAGCTGGCATTCTGAGTGGACTGACCGCGGCGGCCTTCTTTATGGCCGGTTCGGCAACATCCGTTCTGTTAGGCTGTTTTTTCTATCAGTTGGCCTATCTCTTTGATTGCTTGGACGGTGAAGTGGCTCGATTCAAGGGAAAGACAAGCAGCGGCGGTTTGTGGCTCGATATTGGACTAAACTATGCGCTATATATCAGCTTTTTTGGTATTGTCTACGGTCTCTTCCACGATGCGGCTGGTGCATATCTCCTGTACGTGTCGCTGTTCGCCATCTTTGCCGAAATTATGGCTTCGGACGGATCGATGCTTGCTTTTCCACAGTCGAACGTGACCGCTCAAAGTGTCTCATCCCGTAAAAAAAGCAAGTGGCTGGACGGCGTAATCTTCCTCTTGCTCACGGCAACCGGTTTTCAGTTCGGATTGTTTCTGTTCGGCCTGATTTGGTTTGCAGCAGGCGTCAAGTGGCCGATTCTAGTCTGGACGTTGTACCACCTGATCATCGCAGTGCTCCGCGCGCTGTATAAAATCAAGTTAAACTTGGCTTATCTCAAATAG
- a CDS encoding O-methyltransferase, with protein MEKVEYIRSLFVGEDPVLADVLQTIKEKNMPQISVAPECGKLLTMLVRISGAKQILEIGALGGYSGICLLRGTQPDGRLTSLELEPEYAALAGGNLRRAGFGEQVTYLLGDALDSLARLKQEQKRFDFFFIDADKINYPQYLEWSIRLANPGALIVADNVLRNGRVIDETNQDPAIEALRTFNQQLADHPRLESLLIPIGDGLAVARVG; from the coding sequence ATGGAGAAAGTGGAATATATTCGTTCCTTATTTGTGGGCGAGGATCCTGTTTTGGCAGATGTGCTCCAGACGATCAAAGAAAAAAACATGCCGCAGATCTCTGTCGCTCCCGAGTGCGGGAAGCTGCTCACGATGCTCGTACGGATTTCCGGGGCGAAGCAGATCCTGGAGATCGGTGCGCTGGGAGGATACAGCGGCATTTGCCTGCTGCGCGGTACACAGCCCGACGGCCGTCTCACCTCATTGGAACTGGAGCCGGAGTATGCAGCATTGGCCGGGGGGAACCTGCGTCGGGCTGGCTTTGGCGAGCAGGTGACATATCTGTTGGGGGATGCATTGGACAGCCTGGCCCGGCTAAAACAAGAGCAAAAACGATTTGACTTCTTCTTCATTGACGCTGACAAAATAAACTACCCGCAATACCTGGAGTGGTCGATTCGCCTAGCGAATCCCGGCGCTTTGATTGTAGCCGACAACGTCCTCAGGAACGGACGGGTCATAGATGAGACCAATCAGGATCCGGCGATAGAAGCGCTGCGCACGTTTAACCAACAGTTAGCTGACCATCCTCGCCTCGAGTCGCTCTTGATCCCGATCGGTGACGGGCTGGCAGTAGCCCGGGTCGGATAA
- a CDS encoding glycosyltransferase family 4 protein, producing MKIAFYYDSSFDWNDCDLETKGVGGSQLALIRITRELAKRHDVTVYNSTSREGVYNRVAYRHYSGLNLEEHWDVFISFRCAVPAPVKACCKIHWCIDPGDNTVEKDMPYIDKIITISPFHTRIMKNIFHIDRSKIYEARLGIDADEYEEVRPKQKNKLIFCSAPERGLQHVPHIYTLIKQQVSDASLVITMDYSLWGFDPGIEQYRDLFKGLDGVNYLGNISRQQLIEEQKTSVIHIYPCDGPYEMFCLASMECQAAGTPTVATSQGALTTTVRDGETGRLIYSLPDHNPLFYETFANAVIELLHNPTAWQKMSSQARERSLSQYTCQDLVKELEQKFVEWCN from the coding sequence ATGAAAATCGCCTTTTATTACGACTCCTCTTTTGATTGGAATGATTGTGATCTGGAAACAAAGGGAGTTGGCGGATCCCAATTGGCACTGATCAGGATCACCCGCGAACTGGCCAAACGACATGACGTGACGGTATACAACAGCACTTCCCGTGAAGGGGTATACAACCGGGTAGCGTATCGCCACTACTCCGGGTTGAATCTGGAAGAGCATTGGGATGTATTTATCAGTTTTCGCTGTGCAGTACCTGCCCCCGTCAAAGCATGCTGCAAGATTCACTGGTGTATCGATCCTGGTGACAATACGGTTGAGAAAGACATGCCCTATATCGATAAAATCATTACCATTAGCCCATTCCACACCAGAATCATGAAGAACATTTTTCATATCGATCGCAGCAAGATCTATGAAGCCCGTCTGGGAATCGACGCTGATGAGTACGAGGAAGTACGACCAAAACAGAAAAACAAATTAATCTTTTGTTCTGCTCCGGAGAGAGGACTGCAGCATGTGCCGCATATTTACACCCTCATCAAACAACAAGTGTCTGACGCATCTCTGGTCATCACCATGGATTACAGTCTGTGGGGATTTGATCCTGGGATCGAACAATACCGGGATTTATTTAAAGGATTGGATGGCGTCAATTACCTAGGGAACATATCCCGTCAGCAGTTGATCGAAGAGCAAAAAACGAGTGTGATCCACATCTACCCTTGTGATGGACCTTATGAAATGTTCTGTTTGGCCTCTATGGAGTGTCAAGCTGCCGGAACCCCCACTGTAGCTACTAGTCAGGGGGCGCTTACGACAACTGTTCGAGATGGCGAGACAGGTAGATTGATATACTCCTTGCCTGACCATAATCCCCTATTTTATGAAACGTTCGCTAACGCAGTGATAGAGCTGCTGCACAATCCTACTGCTTGGCAAAAGATGAGCAGCCAGGCGAGGGAACGATCTCTTTCACAATATACCTGCCAAGACCTGGTAAAGGAGCTGGAGCAAAAGTTTGTGGAATGGTGCAATTGA
- a CDS encoding dienelactone hydrolase family protein: MLTIQNHSDTALFVLHEIYGINRHMEHVCKTLSNHGFDVFCPNLLNRDQPFDYCEEEAAYQHFVHQVGFEAAARKVRSVIDSSRSRYRRVFIIGYSVGATIAWLLSGETLLCSGVVCYYGSRIRDYLEIQPITPVLLFLPQQEKSFDVGQLLAKLRDKENVTPHQLPGLHGCSDPFSPHYNQDAYRQSFEKMLLFLN; encoded by the coding sequence ATGCTCACTATCCAAAATCACTCCGACACCGCCCTATTCGTCCTGCATGAAATCTATGGCATCAATCGCCATATGGAGCATGTGTGCAAGACTTTATCCAACCATGGATTTGACGTGTTTTGCCCTAATCTGCTCAACAGGGATCAGCCCTTTGACTACTGTGAGGAAGAAGCTGCCTACCAGCATTTTGTTCATCAGGTCGGTTTTGAAGCAGCAGCAAGGAAAGTGCGCTCTGTCATCGACAGCAGTCGCTCACGATACCGAAGAGTTTTTATCATTGGTTACAGTGTGGGTGCGACGATTGCCTGGTTGTTGAGCGGGGAGACGCTGCTTTGCTCCGGGGTTGTCTGTTATTACGGCTCTCGTATCAGGGATTATCTGGAGATTCAGCCGATCACCCCTGTTCTGCTTTTCTTGCCGCAGCAGGAAAAGTCGTTTGACGTGGGTCAACTGCTCGCGAAGCTTCGGGACAAGGAAAACGTAACCCCCCATCAGCTGCCCGGACTGCATGGATGCTCTGATCCCTTCTCACCTCATTACAATCAAGACGCGTATCGTCAGTCGTTTGAGAAAATGCTGCTTTTTTTGAATTGA